One Aquamicrobium sp. genomic region harbors:
- a CDS encoding AzlC family ABC transporter permease: protein MAEPQFQIEPAFSDYRHWFLRGVWASFSVPLLILMSAFVGFAGLAREAGISLAYTVFMTGIVWALPAKVVLLGGIMTGASLPAAAFAVALSSVRLTPMVVSIVPELRTEKTRPITLYFLSHFVAVTSWVLAMEHIREVPRPVRTAWYCGLGSALVIVNMVVVVVVYLLAASLPPILSAALLMLTPLYFLTSLWGSARESASHFAMVFGIVLGPVFHVLTPGFDLLCAGFVGGGAAYLLHRLGKRRRGRGGEARP from the coding sequence ATGGCCGAACCACAGTTCCAGATCGAGCCGGCATTCTCCGACTACCGCCACTGGTTTCTCCGCGGCGTGTGGGCGTCTTTTTCCGTTCCGCTGCTGATCCTGATGAGCGCCTTCGTCGGCTTCGCCGGCCTGGCGCGCGAAGCGGGAATCTCCCTGGCGTACACCGTGTTCATGACCGGAATCGTCTGGGCCCTGCCGGCGAAGGTGGTTCTCCTCGGCGGCATCATGACCGGCGCAAGCCTGCCTGCCGCCGCTTTCGCCGTGGCGCTGTCGTCGGTGCGGCTGACGCCGATGGTGGTCTCCATCGTGCCCGAGCTGCGCACGGAGAAGACGCGGCCGATCACCCTCTACTTCCTGTCGCATTTCGTCGCCGTCACCTCGTGGGTGCTGGCGATGGAGCATATCCGCGAGGTTCCGCGCCCGGTGCGCACGGCGTGGTATTGCGGCCTCGGCAGCGCCCTCGTCATCGTCAATATGGTCGTGGTGGTCGTCGTCTACCTGTTGGCGGCAAGCCTGCCGCCGATTCTCTCGGCCGCGCTGCTGATGCTGACGCCGCTCTATTTCCTGACCTCGCTGTGGGGCTCGGCGCGCGAGAGTGCCAGCCACTTCGCCATGGTCTTCGGCATCGTCCTCGGGCCGGTCTTCCACGTGTTGACGCCGGGCTTCGACCTGCTCTGCGCCGGCTTCGTCGGCGGCGGGGCGGCCTATCTTCTCCACCGCCTCGGCAAGCGCCGGCGCGGCAGGGGCGGCGAGGCGCGGCCATGA
- a CDS encoding AzlD domain-containing protein — MTFSAINAWWWPYVFILFGGWLTTDGFRFLGVYFGGRIGEDSEALVAVRALATALVAAVIGNLVVFPSGALAEAPLWMRVASIAIGFAGYLALRRNVLLGILIGEAVLLAGLYAVGFG, encoded by the coding sequence ATGACGTTCTCCGCGATCAACGCCTGGTGGTGGCCTTACGTCTTCATCCTCTTCGGCGGATGGCTGACGACGGACGGCTTCCGCTTCCTCGGGGTCTATTTCGGCGGGCGCATCGGCGAGGATTCGGAGGCGCTGGTCGCCGTGCGCGCGCTGGCGACGGCGCTGGTCGCCGCCGTCATCGGCAATCTCGTCGTGTTCCCGTCCGGCGCGCTGGCCGAGGCGCCGCTGTGGATGCGCGTCGCCTCGATCGCCATCGGCTTCGCCGGCTATCTCGCCCTGCGCAGGAACGTCCTTCTCGGCATCCTGATCGGCGAGGCCGTCCTCTTGGCCGGCCTCTACGCCGTCGGCTTCGGATAG
- the clpA gene encoding ATP-dependent Clp protease ATP-binding subunit ClpA, with protein MPAFSQGLERALHQALTFANERHHEYATLEHLLLALLDDADAAAVMRACNVNLDELKQTVLTYIDTELDNLVTGYDEDSKPTAGFQRVIQRAVIHVQSSGREEVSGANVLVAIFAERESHAAYFLQEQQMTRYDAVNYISHGIAKRPGASESRAPRGAEEESQGQQGGGEGEDGRKKQQDALTAYCVDLNAKARAGKIDPLIGRDSEINRTIQVLCRRSKNNPLYVGDPGVGKTAIAEGLAKRIVEGDVPEVLLDATIFALDMGTLLAGTRYRGDFEERLKQVVKELEEFPGAVLFIDEIHTVIGAGATSGGAMDASNLLKPALSSGAIRCIGSTTYKEFRQFFEKDRALVRRFQKIDVNEPSVPDTIAIMKGLKPYFEDFHKVKYTNEAIKAAVELSARYINDRKLPDKAIDVIDETGASQMLLPEGKRRKTIGIREIEATIATMARIPPKTVSADDEKVLANLEAELKRVVYGQDTAISALAASIKLARAGLREPEKPIGSYLFSGPTGVGKTEVAKQLAASLGVELLRFDMSEYMERHTVSRLIGAPPGYVGFDQGGLLTDGVDQHPHCVLLLDEVEKAHPDLFNILLQVMDHGKLTDHNGKSIDFRNVILIMTTNAGASDLQRAAIGFGSSKREGDDIEAINRLFTPEFRNRLDAIIPFGSLPVPVIHQVVQKFVLQLEAQLAERRVTFELSPEAVAWLADKGYDERMGARPLARVIQEHIKKPLADEVLFGKLKKGGTVRVGVATDEAGDEVLKLDAIADEVPVKPKKEEPEPKAVRAKPAKKPAAKAKPKAEPKAKAERGPPKRSSVPQLPRK; from the coding sequence ATGCCGGCATTCTCCCAAGGCCTCGAGCGGGCGCTTCATCAGGCGCTCACCTTCGCCAACGAGCGCCACCACGAATATGCGACGCTGGAGCACCTGCTTCTGGCGTTGCTCGACGACGCCGACGCCGCCGCCGTCATGCGCGCCTGCAACGTCAATCTCGACGAGCTGAAGCAGACGGTCCTGACCTATATCGACACCGAGCTCGACAACCTCGTCACCGGCTACGACGAGGATTCCAAGCCCACGGCCGGCTTCCAGCGAGTCATCCAGCGCGCGGTGATCCATGTCCAGTCGTCCGGCCGAGAGGAGGTCTCGGGCGCCAACGTGCTCGTCGCCATCTTCGCCGAGCGCGAGAGCCACGCCGCCTATTTCCTTCAAGAGCAGCAGATGACCCGCTACGACGCGGTCAACTACATCAGCCACGGCATCGCCAAGCGGCCAGGCGCTTCCGAATCCCGCGCCCCGCGCGGCGCCGAGGAGGAGAGCCAGGGCCAGCAGGGCGGCGGCGAGGGCGAGGACGGCCGCAAGAAGCAGCAGGACGCGCTCACCGCCTATTGCGTCGACCTGAACGCCAAGGCGCGCGCCGGCAAGATCGACCCGCTGATCGGCCGCGACAGCGAGATCAACCGGACGATTCAGGTTCTGTGCCGCCGCTCCAAGAACAACCCGCTCTATGTCGGCGACCCCGGCGTCGGCAAGACCGCCATCGCCGAAGGGCTGGCCAAGCGCATCGTCGAGGGCGACGTGCCCGAGGTGCTGCTCGACGCCACCATCTTCGCGCTCGACATGGGTACGCTGCTCGCCGGCACCCGCTATCGCGGCGATTTCGAGGAGCGGCTGAAGCAGGTCGTCAAGGAGCTCGAGGAGTTCCCCGGCGCGGTGCTGTTCATCGACGAGATTCACACCGTCATCGGCGCGGGGGCGACCTCGGGCGGGGCGATGGACGCCTCGAACCTCTTGAAGCCGGCGCTGTCGTCGGGCGCGATCCGCTGCATCGGCTCCACCACCTACAAGGAGTTCCGCCAGTTCTTCGAGAAGGACAGGGCGCTGGTGCGCCGCTTCCAGAAGATCGACGTCAACGAGCCGTCCGTGCCGGACACCATCGCCATCATGAAGGGGCTGAAGCCCTATTTCGAGGACTTCCACAAGGTCAAGTACACCAACGAGGCGATCAAGGCGGCGGTGGAGCTTTCGGCGCGCTACATCAACGACCGCAAGCTGCCCGACAAGGCCATCGACGTCATCGACGAGACCGGCGCCTCGCAGATGCTGCTGCCCGAGGGCAAGCGCAGGAAGACCATCGGCATCCGCGAGATCGAGGCGACCATCGCCACCATGGCCCGCATCCCGCCGAAGACGGTCTCGGCCGACGACGAGAAGGTGCTGGCCAATCTCGAAGCCGAGCTGAAGCGCGTCGTCTACGGCCAGGACACGGCGATCTCGGCGCTCGCCGCCTCGATCAAGCTCGCGCGGGCGGGCTTGAGGGAACCGGAGAAGCCCATCGGCTCCTACCTGTTCTCCGGCCCGACCGGCGTCGGCAAGACCGAGGTCGCCAAGCAGCTCGCCGCCTCGCTCGGGGTCGAGCTCCTGCGTTTCGACATGTCGGAATACATGGAGCGCCACACCGTCTCGCGGCTGATCGGCGCGCCGCCCGGCTATGTCGGCTTCGACCAGGGCGGCCTGCTCACCGACGGCGTCGACCAGCACCCGCATTGCGTGCTGCTGCTCGACGAGGTCGAGAAGGCGCATCCGGACCTGTTCAACATCCTGTTGCAGGTCATGGACCACGGCAAGCTGACCGACCACAACGGCAAGTCGATCGACTTCCGCAACGTCATCCTGATCATGACGACCAATGCGGGCGCGTCCGACCTGCAAAGGGCGGCGATCGGCTTCGGCTCGTCGAAGCGCGAGGGCGACGATATCGAGGCGATCAACCGGCTGTTCACGCCGGAGTTCCGCAACCGCCTCGACGCCATCATCCCCTTCGGCTCGCTGCCGGTTCCGGTCATCCATCAGGTGGTGCAGAAGTTCGTGCTCCAGCTCGAGGCGCAGCTCGCCGAGCGCCGCGTCACCTTCGAGCTGTCGCCGGAGGCGGTCGCCTGGCTGGCCGACAAGGGCTATGACGAGCGCATGGGCGCGCGTCCGCTCGCCCGCGTCATCCAGGAACACATCAAGAAGCCGCTGGCCGACGAGGTGCTGTTCGGCAAGCTGAAGAAGGGCGGCACGGTCCGCGTCGGCGTGGCCACCGACGAGGCGGGCGACGAGGTGCTGAAGCTCGACGCCATCGCCGACGAGGTGCCGGTGAAGCCGAAGAAGGAAGAGCCGGAGCCTAAGGCTGTACGCGCCAAGCCGGCGAAGAAGCCGGCGGCGAAGGCGAAGCCGAAGGCCGAGCCGAAAGCGAAGGCCGAGCGCGGCCCGCCCAAGCGCAGCTCCGTGCCGCAGCTTCCGCGCAAGTAA
- a CDS encoding HIT family protein, which produces MTASAYDPDNIFARILRGELPAHKLYEDDDTFAFMDIMPRGDGHCLVIPKKPSRNILDVDTQSLDAVMATTQKLARAVMKAFAADGVTVQQFNEQAGGQVVFHLHFHVIPRFEGVALKPHTGQMEDQGVLAANAQKIRDALAAS; this is translated from the coding sequence ATGACCGCGTCCGCCTATGACCCCGACAACATCTTCGCCAGGATCCTGCGCGGCGAGCTGCCGGCGCACAAGCTCTACGAGGACGACGACACCTTCGCCTTCATGGACATCATGCCGCGCGGCGACGGGCATTGCCTCGTCATCCCGAAGAAGCCGTCGCGCAACATCCTCGACGTCGATACGCAAAGCCTTGACGCGGTGATGGCGACGACGCAGAAGCTCGCCCGCGCGGTGATGAAGGCGTTCGCGGCCGACGGCGTCACGGTCCAGCAGTTCAACGAGCAGGCCGGCGGACAGGTGGTGTTCCACCTGCATTTCCACGTCATCCCGCGCTTCGAGGGGGTCGCCCTCAAGCCGCATACCGGGCAGATGGAAGATCAGGGCGTGCTTGCCGCCAACGCGCAGAAGATCAGGGACGCGCTCGCGGCGTCCTGA
- a CDS encoding VWA domain-containing protein translates to MGKDRIPQRSASDTQPAVKRSDSAAIDAFVRQARALATPAGEGEGRLILALDATMSRQPTWDLACRLQGEMFDAVGKAGGLSVQLVYFRGFGECRASRFVRDTSSLKDLMTRIDCRGGHTQISKVLAHALKETGQQKVNALVYIGDAMEEEVDDLAAKAGRLGLHGVPVFAFQEGHDPAAETAFREIAKLSKGAWFRFDRDAAGTLSKLLSAVAVFASGGLKALEARGRPEDRLMIEHLKKAGGRG, encoded by the coding sequence ATGGGCAAGGACAGGATTCCGCAGCGCAGCGCCTCCGACACGCAACCGGCCGTCAAGCGGTCCGACAGCGCGGCCATTGACGCCTTCGTGCGGCAGGCGAGGGCGCTCGCCACTCCGGCGGGCGAAGGCGAAGGCAGGCTGATCCTCGCGCTCGACGCCACCATGAGTCGCCAGCCGACCTGGGACCTAGCCTGCCGGCTCCAGGGCGAGATGTTCGACGCGGTCGGCAAGGCCGGCGGGCTTTCGGTGCAACTCGTCTATTTTCGCGGCTTCGGCGAGTGCCGGGCCTCGCGCTTCGTGCGCGACACCAGTTCGCTCAAGGACCTGATGACGCGGATCGACTGCCGCGGCGGCCATACGCAGATAAGCAAGGTGCTGGCCCATGCGCTGAAGGAGACCGGCCAGCAGAAGGTCAACGCACTCGTCTATATCGGCGACGCGATGGAGGAGGAGGTCGACGATCTGGCGGCCAAGGCGGGCCGGCTCGGCCTGCACGGCGTGCCGGTCTTCGCCTTCCAGGAAGGGCACGACCCGGCCGCCGAGACCGCGTTCCGCGAGATTGCGAAGCTCTCCAAGGGCGCATGGTTCCGCTTCGACCGCGACGCGGCAGGCACGCTGTCGAAGCTGCTCTCGGCCGTCGCCGTGTTCGCCTCGGGCGGGCTGAAGGCGCTGGAGGCGAGGGGCCGGCCCGAGGACCGGCTGATGATCGAGCACCTGAAGAAGGCGGGCGGGCGCGGATGA
- a CDS encoding L-serine ammonia-lyase: MFLSVFELFKIGIGPSSSHTMGPMTAAVRFLDEIAGGDWPRPAGAKVHRLTASLHGSLAYTGVGHGTDRAVVLGLTGLTPLTVDPDTVEAVLEEVAREKRVSPPGHPFYRFDPAADLVLDRKTPLPGHANGMAFCAWDKQGRMLLRRIYFSIGGGFVVSEEELQRLKAEGPVRGSGDKGVPYPFRSAKEMLAMAARSGLSVAAMKRANEEAHMPREELDAGLDRIWEAMRGCIERGIAREGIMPGGLKVKRRAARLHDRLLEDSTRNMPNPLLANDWLSVYAMAVNEENAAGGRVVTAPTNGAAGVVPAVLRYWLHFHVEADPASIRDFLLTAAAVGGIIKHNASISGAEVGCQGEVGSASAMAAAGLCAVMGGTPEQVENAAEIALEHHLGMTCDPVGGLVQVPCIERNALGAVKAVTAASLAIKGDGTHFVPLDAAIETMRQTGMDMNERYKETSLGGLAVNVVEC, encoded by the coding sequence ATGTTCCTTTCCGTGTTCGAGCTGTTCAAGATCGGTATCGGCCCTTCCTCCTCGCACACGATGGGGCCGATGACCGCGGCGGTGCGCTTCCTCGACGAGATCGCGGGGGGCGACTGGCCGCGTCCGGCGGGCGCGAAGGTCCATCGGCTGACCGCCAGCCTGCATGGCTCGCTCGCCTATACCGGTGTCGGCCACGGCACCGACCGGGCGGTGGTCCTCGGCCTGACCGGCCTGACGCCGCTGACCGTCGACCCCGACACGGTGGAGGCCGTGCTGGAGGAGGTGGCCCGCGAAAAGCGCGTCTCGCCGCCCGGCCATCCCTTCTACCGCTTCGATCCGGCGGCCGATCTCGTCCTCGACAGGAAGACGCCGCTGCCGGGCCACGCCAACGGCATGGCGTTCTGCGCCTGGGACAAGCAGGGGCGGATGCTGCTGCGGCGCATCTACTTCTCCATCGGCGGCGGCTTCGTGGTGTCGGAGGAGGAGTTGCAGCGTCTCAAGGCCGAGGGGCCGGTGCGCGGCAGCGGCGACAAGGGCGTGCCCTATCCGTTCAGGAGCGCGAAGGAGATGCTGGCGATGGCGGCGCGGAGCGGCCTTTCCGTCGCCGCGATGAAGCGCGCCAACGAGGAGGCCCACATGCCGCGCGAGGAGCTCGACGCCGGCCTCGACCGCATCTGGGAGGCGATGCGCGGCTGCATCGAGCGCGGCATCGCGCGAGAGGGCATCATGCCGGGCGGGCTCAAGGTGAAGCGCCGCGCCGCCCGTCTGCACGACAGGCTGCTGGAGGACTCGACCCGCAACATGCCGAACCCGCTGCTGGCCAACGACTGGCTCTCGGTCTACGCCATGGCCGTCAACGAGGAGAACGCCGCCGGCGGGCGCGTGGTGACCGCGCCCACCAACGGCGCGGCCGGCGTCGTGCCGGCGGTGCTGCGCTACTGGCTGCATTTCCATGTCGAGGCCGATCCGGCGTCGATCCGCGATTTCCTGCTGACGGCCGCGGCAGTGGGCGGGATCATCAAACACAATGCCTCGATCTCGGGGGCCGAGGTCGGCTGCCAGGGCGAGGTCGGCTCGGCCTCGGCCATGGCCGCCGCGGGCCTGTGCGCCGTGATGGGCGGCACGCCCGAGCAGGTCGAGAACGCGGCCGAGATCGCGCTGGAGCACCATCTCGGCATGACCTGCGACCCCGTCGGCGGGCTGGTGCAGGTGCCGTGCATCGAGCGCAACGCGCTCGGCGCGGTCAAGGCGGTGACGGCCGCCTCGCTGGCGATCAAGGGCGACGGTACCCATTTCGTGCCGCTCGACGCCGCCATCGAGACCATGCGCCAGACCGGCATGGACATGAACGAGCGCTACAAGGAAACGAGCCTCGGCGGGTTGGCGGTGAACGTCGTCGAATGTTGA
- a CDS encoding DUF1489 family protein yields the protein MPLHLIKLCVGCDSVEDLEDWIALKLEEKRRAGQPVEQFHTTRMVPKRVDDLVDGGSLYWIIKGGVQCRQRLTEIRPFTDAEGIGRCRLMLDPVVVRTEWQPRRPFQGWRYLDPKDTPADLAGAGTGEELPLALRRELTELGLL from the coding sequence ATGCCTCTCCACCTGATAAAACTCTGCGTCGGCTGCGACAGCGTCGAGGACCTCGAGGACTGGATCGCGCTTAAGCTGGAAGAAAAGCGCCGGGCCGGCCAGCCGGTCGAGCAGTTCCACACCACGCGCATGGTGCCGAAGCGCGTCGACGATCTCGTCGACGGCGGCTCGCTCTACTGGATCATCAAGGGCGGGGTGCAATGCCGCCAGCGTCTGACAGAGATCAGGCCGTTCACCGACGCCGAGGGCATCGGCCGCTGCCGGCTGATGCTCGATCCCGTCGTGGTGCGCACCGAGTGGCAGCCGCGCCGCCCGTTCCAGGGCTGGCGCTACCTCGATCCCAAGGATACGCCGGCCGATCTTGCGGGCGCCGGGACAGGCGAGGAACTGCCGCTCGCCCTGCGGCGCGAGCTGACCGAGCTCGGCCTTCTGTAA
- a CDS encoding YdcF family protein has translation MFFYFSKLFWIVVQPINLIGILVFAGIVLALLRFRWSGIALSFAGFLILALGAWSSLGAVLLHPLEDRFARPDPAPREVAGIIVLGGGFEGGVNLARGGYEMNASGDRFVEAAVLARRYPRARVVVTGGTGALLLAGEGDGDTAPKLLTALGVAPGRLVLETRARNTQENARFTRELVEPQPGETWLLVTSAFHMPRSVGLFRKAGFDVVPWPADYQTAGTETFGLAQDNAMDSLRNLALAIREWIGLVAYRATGRIDRILPD, from the coding sequence GTGTTCTTCTATTTCTCCAAGCTGTTCTGGATCGTCGTCCAGCCGATAAACCTGATCGGCATCCTCGTGTTCGCCGGGATCGTCCTGGCCCTGCTGCGCTTCCGGTGGTCGGGGATCGCGCTGTCCTTCGCCGGCTTCCTCATCCTGGCGCTCGGCGCGTGGTCGAGCCTCGGGGCGGTGCTCCTCCATCCGCTCGAGGACCGTTTCGCCCGGCCCGATCCCGCGCCGCGCGAGGTCGCCGGCATCATCGTGCTCGGCGGCGGCTTCGAGGGCGGGGTCAACCTCGCCCGCGGCGGCTACGAGATGAACGCCTCCGGCGACCGCTTCGTCGAGGCCGCGGTCCTCGCCCGCCGCTACCCGCGAGCGCGCGTCGTCGTCACCGGCGGCACCGGCGCGCTGCTGCTGGCCGGCGAGGGCGACGGCGACACCGCGCCGAAGCTCCTGACGGCGCTCGGCGTCGCGCCCGGGCGCCTCGTCCTCGAGACCCGTGCGCGCAACACGCAGGAGAACGCCCGCTTCACCCGCGAACTGGTCGAGCCGCAGCCCGGCGAGACGTGGCTGCTGGTGACGTCGGCCTTCCACATGCCGCGCTCGGTCGGCCTGTTCCGCAAGGCCGGCTTCGACGTCGTGCCGTGGCCGGCCGACTACCAGACCGCCGGCACCGAGACCTTCGGCCTGGCGCAGGACAACGCCATGGATTCGCTGCGCAACCTCGCGCTGGCGATTCGCGAGTGGATCGGCCTCGTCGCCTATCGCGCCACCGGCCGGATCGACCGGATCCTGCCCGATTGA
- a CDS encoding DnaJ domain-containing protein has translation MTVLFYVVAGALVVGLFAAAFVRLDAARLASGLRTAGPVAAGIVGVVLLLAGRAAAGGMLLSGAFAWYMNARRRRSTRPTPGRRSRVRTAALEMELDHDSGMLEGHVLTGRHEGARIADLGLEDLLDLGRELASDAESVQLLETYLDSRFPVWREHAKADTGGRQAGAPASGAMTKQEAYEILGLEAGASAADIRKAHRRLMQRLHPDLGGSSFLAARINEAKEILLDGHR, from the coding sequence ATGACGGTGCTGTTCTACGTCGTCGCCGGCGCCCTGGTCGTCGGGCTTTTCGCTGCCGCCTTCGTGCGCCTCGACGCGGCGCGGCTGGCGTCGGGCCTGCGCACCGCGGGGCCGGTCGCGGCCGGCATCGTCGGCGTCGTCCTGTTGCTCGCCGGCCGTGCCGCTGCGGGCGGAATGCTGCTCTCTGGCGCTTTCGCCTGGTACATGAATGCGCGCCGGCGCCGTTCCACGCGCCCGACGCCCGGCCGGCGTTCGCGGGTGCGCACCGCGGCGCTCGAAATGGAGCTCGACCACGACAGCGGCATGCTCGAAGGGCATGTCCTGACCGGCCGGCACGAAGGCGCGCGGATCGCCGATCTGGGGCTGGAGGATCTGCTCGATCTCGGACGGGAGCTGGCCAGCGACGCCGAGAGCGTCCAGCTACTCGAAACCTATCTTGACAGCCGTTTTCCCGTCTGGCGCGAGCACGCGAAGGCGGATACGGGCGGGCGGCAGGCTGGCGCGCCAGCTTCGGGCGCCATGACCAAGCAGGAGGCCTACGAGATCCTTGGTCTTGAAGCGGGCGCTTCCGCGGCGGATATCCGCAAGGCGCATCGCCGCCTGATGCAGCGCCTGCACCCCGATCTCGGCGGTTCCTCGTTCCTTGCGGCGCGGATCAACGAGGCCAAGGAAATTCTGCTGGATGGTCACAGGTAA
- a CDS encoding phasin family protein, whose product MVQSFEDAGKAGKEFLDAGLKNFAAMSKSAQALAAEAAEYSRKTFEDGAAALEKLTGARSLEKAVEIQTDYARQAYESFVAQSTRVSELYAEIAKEAYKPFESVVAKAK is encoded by the coding sequence ATGGTTCAGTCGTTTGAAGACGCCGGCAAGGCCGGCAAGGAATTCCTCGACGCCGGCCTGAAGAATTTCGCCGCGATGTCGAAGAGCGCCCAGGCGCTCGCCGCCGAGGCCGCCGAGTACTCGCGCAAGACGTTCGAGGACGGCGCCGCCGCGCTCGAGAAGCTGACCGGCGCCCGCTCGCTGGAGAAGGCGGTCGAGATCCAGACCGACTATGCCCGTCAGGCCTATGAGAGCTTCGTCGCGCAGTCGACCCGCGTCAGCGAGCTCTACGCCGAGATCGCCAAGGAAGCCTACAAGCCTTTCGAGTCCGTCGTCGCCAAGGCGAAGTAA
- the clpS gene encoding ATP-dependent Clp protease adapter ClpS, with the protein MQGDDERGDGTGRGTAVITRTQPKTKKPSLYRVLILNDDYTPMEFVVHVLERFFQKDREAATRIMLHVHNHGVGECGVYTYEVAETKVAQVMDFARQHQHPLQCVMEKK; encoded by the coding sequence ATGCAGGGCGACGATGAACGCGGCGACGGGACTGGCCGCGGGACGGCGGTCATTACCCGCACGCAGCCCAAGACCAAGAAGCCGTCGCTCTATCGTGTCCTGATCCTCAACGACGACTACACGCCGATGGAGTTCGTGGTTCACGTCCTGGAGCGTTTCTTCCAGAAGGACCGCGAGGCCGCGACGCGCATCATGCTGCACGTCCACAACCACGGAGTGGGGGAATGCGGGGTCTATACATACGAGGTCGCCGAGACCAAGGTGGCCCAGGTGATGGATTTCGCCCGACAGCACCAGCATCCGCTACAATGCGTGATGGAAAAGAAATGA
- a CDS encoding serine hydrolase, whose protein sequence is MVSSKASASFLSRIAGYAGLLIVALGVALGGTTDRASANQRYAAYVLDANTGQVLFARNADARRYPASLTKMMTIYMIFEAIEAGRITEKTQVPFSRNASAEPPTKLGVKAGGSITVETAIRALVTRSANDVATAVAELLGGSEAKFAQMMTAKARQLGMNSTQFRNAHGLPNTQQYTSARDMAILGVALREHFPRRYDYFSTRSFAYGKQRISTHNRLLGRVKGVDGIKTGYTRASGFNLVTSVQSDGRSVVAVVMGGQSGRSRDDHMAALIRDHLPRASRKDSGPLVASRKLTPGTAAVAAAAVALPRTNIPMPAFRPTGETVEVAAAVTAYAATPRNTAPMPTTAAPVPSAPVPTPVAATDDRFANAIDPMQTASTAPTSGWAVQIASSPSQSEAFAALVRTGKEASGVLGAANAFIEEFENKGTVYYRARFGGFASKNQAWNACNALKKQKIDCFAAQL, encoded by the coding sequence ATGGTTTCGAGTAAAGCGTCGGCGAGCTTTCTTTCGCGGATCGCCGGGTATGCCGGCCTTCTCATTGTCGCATTGGGTGTCGCCCTCGGCGGCACGACGGATCGGGCCTCAGCCAATCAGCGTTATGCGGCTTACGTGCTCGACGCCAACACCGGCCAGGTGCTGTTCGCGCGCAACGCGGACGCAAGGCGCTATCCGGCCTCGCTGACCAAGATGATGACGATCTACATGATCTTCGAGGCGATCGAGGCCGGCCGCATCACCGAAAAGACGCAGGTGCCGTTCTCGCGGAACGCCTCGGCGGAACCGCCGACCAAGCTCGGCGTCAAGGCAGGCGGCTCGATCACCGTGGAGACCGCCATCCGCGCGCTCGTCACCCGCTCCGCCAACGACGTCGCCACCGCCGTCGCCGAGCTTCTCGGCGGGTCCGAAGCCAAGTTCGCGCAGATGATGACGGCCAAGGCCCGGCAGCTCGGCATGAACTCGACGCAGTTCCGCAACGCGCACGGGCTGCCCAACACCCAGCAATACACGTCCGCCCGCGACATGGCGATCCTCGGCGTCGCGCTGCGCGAGCACTTCCCGCGCCGCTACGACTATTTCTCCACGCGTTCCTTCGCCTACGGCAAGCAGCGCATCTCCACCCACAACCGCCTGCTCGGCCGGGTGAAGGGCGTTGACGGCATCAAGACCGGCTATACGCGCGCCTCGGGCTTCAACCTCGTCACCTCGGTGCAGAGCGACGGCCGCTCGGTCGTGGCCGTCGTCATGGGCGGCCAGTCCGGCCGTTCGCGCGATGACCACATGGCGGCGCTGATCCGCGACCACCTGCCGCGCGCCTCGCGCAAGGACAGCGGCCCGCTGGTGGCCTCGCGCAAGCTGACGCCGGGCACCGCCGCCGTCGCGGCCGCTGCCGTCGCCCTTCCGCGCACCAACATCCCGATGCCGGCCTTCCGCCCGACCGGCGAGACCGTCGAGGTCGCGGCCGCCGTGACGGCCTATGCGGCGACGCCGCGCAATACCGCGCCGATGCCGACGACGGCCGCTCCCGTGCCGTCCGCGCCGGTTCCGACCCCGGTGGCGGCCACCGACGACCGCTTCGCCAACGCCATCGACCCGATGCAGACGGCCTCGACCGCGCCGACCAGCGGCTGGGCGGTGCAGATCGCCTCGTCGCCGTCGCAGTCCGAGGCGTTCGCCGCCCTCGTGCGCACCGGCAAGGAAGCTTCCGGCGTCCTCGGCGCGGCCAACGCCTTCATCGAGGAATTCGAGAACAAGGGCACGGTCTACTACCGCGCGCGCTTCGGCGGCTTCGCCTCGAAGAACCAGGCGTGGAACGCTTGCAACGCGCTCAAGAAGCAGAAGATCGATTGTTTCGCGGCGCAGCTCTAG